One genomic region from Chrysiogenia bacterium encodes:
- a CDS encoding M14 family metallopeptidase, with protein sequence MTGPITECFSENYAEARARFIGAALKAGAEIRSFPISETGPAGEELSIDIAYLGAERPARLLVIDSGIHGVEGFAGSAIQIQFLKERIGGPELPRSFGVLLIHALNPYGFAHLRRANECNVDLNRNFVAHPGGHVANSGYEALDSAINPKALSPQADAQARACFAMYLKEYGERALQEAISCGQYFNSGGIYFGGREEQTSVRIIRQIAREELRGATQVAWIDIHTGLGQFGDYVMLYEADAADEAFARGQRWYGEKAQAEAGGQALSPPLPGTIDEGIRRELAGRCELTFFAQEFGTYDTTRVFWATRAENWLHHHGGADCPRAKEIKQELREVFAPASAIWQRRVLEGGARVIEQAIRGLLSEEA encoded by the coding sequence GCCGCTCTCAAGGCAGGCGCCGAAATCCGGAGCTTTCCCATCAGCGAAACCGGTCCCGCCGGGGAAGAACTGAGTATCGACATCGCCTATCTGGGGGCCGAGCGCCCTGCCCGCCTGCTCGTCATCGATTCGGGGATCCACGGCGTCGAGGGCTTTGCCGGCAGCGCCATTCAGATCCAGTTTCTGAAAGAGCGCATCGGCGGTCCCGAACTGCCCCGCTCCTTCGGCGTGCTGCTCATCCATGCGCTCAACCCCTACGGCTTCGCTCACCTGCGACGCGCCAATGAGTGCAACGTCGATCTCAACCGCAACTTCGTGGCACACCCTGGCGGCCACGTCGCCAACTCCGGATACGAAGCACTCGATTCAGCCATCAACCCCAAGGCCCTCTCCCCGCAGGCCGACGCGCAGGCGCGTGCCTGCTTTGCCATGTACCTGAAGGAATACGGCGAACGCGCCCTGCAGGAAGCCATTTCCTGCGGGCAGTATTTCAATTCAGGGGGAATCTATTTTGGCGGCCGCGAAGAGCAGACCTCCGTGCGGATTATCCGCCAGATCGCGCGCGAGGAATTGCGCGGCGCAACGCAGGTCGCCTGGATCGACATTCACACGGGCCTCGGCCAATTCGGCGACTACGTGATGCTCTACGAAGCGGACGCCGCGGACGAAGCCTTCGCACGCGGGCAGCGCTGGTATGGGGAGAAGGCCCAGGCCGAGGCCGGCGGGCAGGCGCTCTCCCCACCGCTTCCCGGCACCATCGATGAAGGGATCCGGCGGGAACTGGCCGGGCGCTGCGAGCTCACCTTCTTCGCGCAGGAATTCGGCACCTACGACACGACGCGCGTCTTCTGGGCGACGCGGGCCGAGAACTGGCTGCATCACCACGGCGGAGCGGATTGCCCGCGCGCCAAGGAGATCAAGCAGGAACTGCGTGAGGTCTTCGCGCCGGCGAGCGCGATCTGGCAGCGCCGCGTTCTAGAGGGAGGGGCCCGCGTGATCGAGCAGGCGATTCGCGGCCTGCTCTCCGAAGAGGCCTAG